The genome window TTTCGAGACTAAATCACCATGTTCGTCTTCCAAGAGGTTTCCCAGATATTTCGCTTTTGTAGGATTTGCGTCTGGAGGAATGTCCTTAAGTGGCGGAGCTCTGTGTTCGGTGAGTAAAAATTTCTTAGTAGGTTCCAATCGGTGAACCTTTTTACCTTTACAATAATACTCTAGAGTTTCAGTTAAAAAGACTCTTATTCTATGGAGAGAAACTTTATCCATAGGCGTAACACGGAACGCAATAGGTAAGAATGCATCAAGCACTATATCTTTAGATGCGATAACAATATCGTAATGTAAATGTGAGTTCCAGTCTCTTGAAATTGCAATTGGTTCTGTCTCCTCCACAGAGCTGTCAGACGGCGTCCTCACAAGAGTCACAGGCAACTTTGCATTGACATCCGATTTGAAAGCACCTTGACGCTCAATATTTACCAGAAGTGCATATTCGACCTGTCCGAAAGTTGCGGAGATAGTTTCTGGGTACGACAAAGGAATGGCATGCTCGAACGAAAAGATGTAGTCACCGGGGTGGAAAATAAACGTTCCTGGACTTGCAGAGCCACTGGGCCCATTCCCTGTACCATTGGATTTGACCGAAGTGACATCGCTGATTGAGAGGATGTCACTGAACGTCTCAGAAACACTCTTAACGTTCGGAATATCTTTCGAAGTTGACCGTAAAAACTGTCCAATAGGGGACAGAGACCTGCCTCCATTATTGCTACTGTTACTATTCACAGATTTCACCAAACTTGGTCTTCGAAACGAAGCTGTGGAGTTTCCACccaactcttcttcaaaagacCTATAGAGTGAAGCGTTACTCCCCTTTAACAAATCTGATGGATCTGTTGACTGGTTATTGGGAACTTGCTGCATATCTGCCTGAAAAAATGGCCATGTATGCTTTACAATATCATTAATTTCAACAAACTCTTGCTTCTTCGGAGGAATACCTTCGGGCCACTCAGTCTTGGACGTTCCTTTGAATGTCAAGTTCACTGATTTCAACTTCGTCGATTTAGTCACCCGAAGTATAAGACTACCCCTAAGTATTGCTGGTGGTTTCCCCTCCCACTGAGTGGAGCCAAAACCTTGCAGAAAGATCGTAGGCTCAGCCAACTGGATAAATACCTGCAAGGTGCTTGTCTTGGTCAACGGCGTTGCATCCCTCGGTATGCCTATAGGCATTTCTGATGGAAAAACAGGAGACCTAACACGCTCCAAATCGCTCATCTTGCTCCAAAATAAAACCTGGGCTACTGCCACAACCGCTATAAACCTTTTCCGAACACTCTAGTTCTCTTGGTAGCTCCGCTAGaatgtttttatttcctGTCTTTTCTGTTGATAAGTTCGAAAAAGGTTTAAGGCATTTTAAAGGCtttaaaggtttaaaagctttaaacGGAaagcttttcttttagCGAAGTGACTAAATAAAAGAAAGTTGTGGAAATGAAAGGCAAAGAATAGATCAGTAGAGCAACTAAATGGTAGAGGATACTACATGAATTGTGAGTATGAACTCGAATAGTCATGGTGGTGCTACTGAGGGTGGGAACGGCCGTTTGTCTCGAGAGTACTTTGACTTGGTACGAGATGCCTTAAAAGAAGAGCGAAAGAGCAAGCGTCCTGATCGGCCTTTAAAACGgagaaaaacacaaaaaccAGAGGTGATAACTATTGACTCGTCTagcgaagaagaaccaaatgcaaatgcaaatgttgatgatgatggtggtgatgactttgaatttgatgaggatgaggattATGACAGTGAAGAATTTGAGGATGtaactactactactactgcaGCAGAGAAAGACGGTGACATATCTATCACTATCGATGCTAGGACAGCAGAGAAGCCACAGAAAAAGGGTGGGAAACGAAAGAGTGGTAATGGTGTTGATGCTAAGCTCAAAGAATACCGCAAGACGTTTCATATGTTTGTGTTGATGACTTATATGTGCCATAGTTTCATTAGAAATAAATGGTGCAACGATGAAAAACTGCAGAAGAAGCTTTCAAAACTAGTTCCTGACGAGATATTCAACAACCTTCACCCACCTAAAGATGAACAAATGCCTGCAAGAAGTACCCGGAAACTTCTAGATGCGCTACGAATGGCAATGCAGCTGTGGAATAAGAAGTTCAGTGTTCAGTTAACGTCGCCTTATGAGTATACACACTTGTATATGGTACGATGGGATTCTGTAGTGAAACATGAATGTAAGCCAGTGTCTTTTAAACAGTTTAAgaagttcttttcaaagatgcGCGGCCCATGCAATATAAGTGTTCAGGGGTTTGTCACAATGATGCGAGGCTGCGGCTTAAATGCTCGCCTCCTTCACAATATACAGCCGCCAGACTTTACGGATGCCAAAAAGTATGAAAAGCGCGTATCGTGGAGGTTAGAGAACGAATGCTTGAAATACCCTATATATTGGTGTGAAGTTTGGGACAAATTCGCAAAGCAATGGATAACTATTGACGTTGTCGGACAAGAAATTATTGAACAGGTTCGCACTAAGTCTAAACTTGAGGCTATAGGTCGCAAAAACCTAGAGTTCAATATGATGAGGTATGTGATATCTTATGATAGAAAGCTAGGTTGTAAAGATGTTTCACGGAGATACATCTCTCATTTGCAGAACAAGGTACGGAAAAAGCGAATTACAAGAGACCCAGGCCTTCGTGATTGGTACAGTCAAGTAATTAATACTTTAAACAAACGGAGCAGAAATAGGACAGATGACTACGAGGATGAATATTTTGCACTAAGAGATGAGCAAGAAGGTATTCCCGATAACTTACAGGATATGAAAAACCATCCATTCTATGTCTTGGAAAAAGATTTAAGGGCCAATCAAGTTCTAAAGCCGAACGCTCAACATTGTGGTTTTCTTCGTCTAAGAAATAAGGAAAACTCGTTATTGAAGGTTTACTCGCGTAAGGATGTCATATCATGCTATAGCGCTAGACACTGGTACATGCAAGGAAGGGTGTTGAAAACAGGGGCCAAGCATATGCTAACACATCGGGTCAAGGCAGCTATGCCagacgaagatgaagaggaagaacgGTTATACCCAATCGATCAAACGGAATACTTTATTCCTAAACAAGTTGGAGAGGATTCCAAAATTCCTACAAATGCTTATGGAAATATCGATGTTTATAAACCATGGATGATTCCAATAGGTTGCTGCCTTGTTGAAAACCCAAACTCTATAAAAGCAGCAAGCTTTTTACGTGTTCCATTTGCCAAAGCAGTTACTGGGTTCAAATTTGAAtcaggaagaagagtaaaACCAAAGATTACTGGGGTGGTTGTAGAGAATGAATATGTTGATGCCTTAATAGCAGTTATTGACCACATCGAAGAGTACAATGCCGATGTAGCTAGGCATGAACTAGAGATCGAAGCTCTCAACGGGTGGTCATTACTATTAACTAAGTTGCGTATAAAGAGCAGACTAGTGGATCAACATGGTGTAGTTcaagacgaagaagaagagcaaatCGCTCATCAAAACTCGAATACTTCATCAACCAGTGCTTCTGACGAGGAAGAAACACAGTTTGAAGCTGGTGGATTTCTTCTGGACTCCACAGCCGAACCTGGCGGGTTTTTACCAGAACCTGAGGATGCACCAGAGCCcgaaccagaaccagaaccagaaacaaATTATAGGCCTGAGCCTGATGCT of Kluyveromyces marxianus DMKU3-1042 DNA, complete genome, chromosome 3 contains these proteins:
- the RAD4 gene encoding Rad4p, with translation MNSNSHGGATEGGNGRLSREYFDLVRDALKEERKSKRPDRPLKRRKTQKPEVITIDSSSEEEPNANANVDDDGGDDFEFDEDEDYDSEEFEDVTTTTTAAEKDGDISITIDARTAEKPQKKGGKRKSGNGVDAKLKEYRKTFHMFVLMTYMCHSFIRNKWCNDEKLQKKLSKLVPDEIFNNLHPPKDEQMPARSTRKLLDALRMAMQLWNKKFSVQLTSPYEYTHLYMVRWDSVVKHECKPVSFKQFKKFFSKMRGPCNISVQGFVTMMRGCGLNARLLHNIQPPDFTDAKKYEKRVSWRLENECLKYPIYWCEVWDKFAKQWITIDVVGQEIIEQVRTKSKLEAIGRKNLEFNMMRYVISYDRKLGCKDVSRRYISHLQNKVRKKRITRDPGLRDWYSQVINTLNKRSRNRTDDYEDEYFALRDEQEGIPDNLQDMKNHPFYVLEKDLRANQVLKPNAQHCGFLRLRNKENSLLKVYSRKDVISCYSARHWYMQGRVLKTGAKHMLTHRVKAAMPDEDEEEERLYPIDQTEYFIPKQVGEDSKIPTNAYGNIDVYKPWMIPIGCCLVENPNSIKAASFLRVPFAKAVTGFKFESGRRVKPKITGVVVENEYVDALIAVIDHIEEYNADVARHELEIEALNGWSLLLTKLRIKSRLVDQHGVVQDEEEEQIAHQNSNTSSTSASDEEETQFEAGGFLLDSTAEPGGFLPEPEDAPEPEPEPEPETNYRPEPDAGHTTSEHESTQHPNESVNNIEDYEQFLQEVGSDYESEDAGDDSSFEYESE